One Marinibacterium anthonyi genomic region harbors:
- a CDS encoding PAP2 superfamily protein — protein MILFSSGHSGSHSGSHSGSHSGSHSGSFVGHGTGGGVGVPTSKPLLPPSETSFIGPGQYDIGMMDPKLWVTAKIPLIFQQIDVTGANFEQAVGVWPDSDPTPEIKAILTNRVKNIDDYGAEIQDQSGYFGHYFHAVLSTNPITHPQTARLIELGTQVAGIIGMHYKLKLKRPRPSQLFPGLLPFIPVPPHPSYPSNHSTQAHTVAELLVLALPNGGADEPMTRYLRLMAARIAKNRERAGVHYESDTRAGRDLAHEIVAALAALPPDAEGNSLLPDARTELSHLKAGPGQLSVHGITG, from the coding sequence ATGATTCTTTTTTCGTCCGGACACAGCGGATCGCACAGCGGGTCCCATAGCGGGTCTCACAGTGGGTCCCACAGCGGGTCCTTCGTCGGCCACGGAACGGGTGGCGGCGTGGGGGTTCCCACGTCGAAGCCACTTCTGCCCCCATCGGAGACGTCCTTTATCGGGCCCGGTCAGTACGACATCGGCATGATGGACCCAAAGCTTTGGGTCACAGCAAAAATTCCTCTGATATTCCAACAGATCGACGTGACCGGCGCCAACTTCGAGCAGGCCGTGGGCGTGTGGCCGGACAGCGACCCGACCCCCGAAATCAAGGCAATCCTGACCAACAGGGTCAAGAACATCGACGACTACGGAGCGGAAATCCAGGATCAGTCCGGGTACTTCGGCCACTACTTCCACGCAGTGCTTTCCACCAATCCGATCACACATCCACAGACCGCGCGCCTGATCGAATTGGGCACGCAGGTCGCCGGTATCATTGGAATGCACTATAAGCTGAAACTCAAACGCCCGCGGCCGTCCCAGCTGTTTCCCGGCCTGCTGCCGTTCATCCCTGTCCCTCCGCATCCGTCATACCCCAGCAACCATTCCACGCAGGCCCATACAGTGGCCGAATTGTTGGTGCTGGCCCTGCCGAACGGCGGGGCGGACGAGCCGATGACCAGGTACCTCAGGCTGATGGCCGCACGTATCGCGAAGAACAGGGAACGGGCCGGCGTGCACTATGAGTCCGACACCCGGGCCGGACGGGACCTGGCGCACGAAATCGTCGCTGCTCTGGCCGCCCTGCCCCCGGATGCCGAGGGCAACAGCCTGTTGCCCGACGCCCGCACCGAATTGAGCCACCTCAAGGCCGGCCCGGGGCAACTCTCGGTTCACGGTATCACC
- a CDS encoding putative O-linked N-acetylglucosamine transferase, SPINDLY family, with product MQRTLDTLATRFEDGSIPPETRFSLAQAAYGLDELNESAVRAMMRCHAEKQNRPAALALYRDFYAFLETEMDTEPSLETQNLAVEIKLAEGSRVSPKQGPARSRQVRTPDVMIAVLPLQNLGPQNIPSFVLLGLLDQLTCHLANFQAPAVISSNTTRQYLDHPPPLPTLQRELNVSYAVLGSVRAAGNDVCMSMQLVETETGRVIWSKILHCGQEEMYDLNAPIAAEIAQAVVPFVNIAELSRIRFEPVEALEPFHLVLRAKEAIFSLARDSFFDAGRLLDRALRLSPHLAQGHTLMAEWHSICVWQGWSDDPAGHYEAIERHARQALTLSPNTGRAMALLGHSRVIFRRQYDDALRLFEQALDSSPNDAETLVWTVPTLAYTDNARRAVDNGQRTLDLSPFDPFLFRNEHFLSLAHYAAGDFDAAVDLGLSCFRRNRNYSANLRVTIAALGASGRAAEAGELVACHKEVEPGFSIARYIERQSFRSAKDRAALAKDMLNGGLPS from the coding sequence ATGCAGCGCACCTTGGATACGCTGGCCACACGCTTCGAAGACGGATCGATCCCGCCTGAAACCCGGTTTTCCCTGGCGCAGGCCGCCTATGGGCTGGACGAACTGAACGAAAGCGCCGTCAGGGCGATGATGCGCTGCCACGCGGAAAAACAGAACCGACCGGCGGCGCTGGCGCTGTACCGCGATTTCTACGCCTTCCTCGAAACCGAAATGGACACCGAGCCGTCCCTGGAAACCCAGAACCTCGCCGTGGAGATCAAGCTTGCCGAGGGCAGCCGCGTCAGCCCCAAGCAAGGCCCCGCCCGCAGCAGACAAGTCAGAACCCCGGACGTGATGATCGCCGTTCTGCCCCTGCAGAACCTTGGTCCGCAGAACATTCCCTCTTTCGTGCTGCTCGGATTGCTCGATCAATTGACCTGCCATCTGGCGAATTTTCAAGCGCCCGCAGTCATTTCAAGCAACACCACACGACAGTACCTCGACCACCCGCCGCCCCTGCCGACGTTGCAGCGCGAATTGAACGTCAGTTACGCCGTGTTGGGCAGCGTGCGGGCCGCTGGAAACGACGTCTGCATGTCCATGCAACTGGTCGAGACGGAAACCGGCAGGGTCATCTGGTCCAAGATCCTGCATTGCGGGCAGGAGGAAATGTACGATCTCAATGCCCCGATTGCAGCCGAGATTGCTCAAGCCGTGGTGCCCTTCGTCAACATCGCCGAACTCAGCCGGATCCGGTTCGAGCCGGTCGAGGCGCTGGAGCCGTTCCATCTGGTCCTGCGCGCCAAGGAAGCCATCTTCAGTCTCGCGCGGGACAGTTTCTTCGATGCCGGCCGCCTGCTTGACCGCGCTCTCCGGTTGTCCCCCCATCTGGCCCAGGGGCATACCCTCATGGCGGAATGGCACAGCATCTGTGTTTGGCAGGGATGGAGCGACGATCCCGCCGGCCATTACGAGGCCATCGAGCGCCATGCCCGGCAGGCCCTCACGCTGTCCCCCAACACGGGCCGCGCCATGGCGTTGCTGGGGCACAGTCGCGTGATCTTTCGCCGGCAATACGATGATGCGCTTCGACTGTTCGAACAGGCCCTGGACAGCAGTCCGAACGACGCCGAGACCCTCGTGTGGACCGTGCCAACGCTTGCCTACACCGACAACGCGCGGCGTGCCGTCGACAACGGGCAACGGACGCTGGACCTGTCCCCGTTCGATCCTTTCCTGTTTCGCAACGAACATTTCCTGAGCCTCGCCCATTACGCCGCCGGCGATTTCGATGCGGCGGTCGATCTTGGCCTGTCCTGCTTTCGCCGCAACCGGAATTACAGCGCCAACCTCAGGGTGACCATCGCCGCGCTCGGCGCGTCTGGCCGCGCGGCGGAGGCCGGGGAACTGGTGGCGTGCCACAAGGAAGTCGAACCGGGCTTTTCCATTGCGCGGTACATCGAACGGCAAAGTTTCCGATCGGCAAAGGACCGGGCGGCGTTGGCGAAGGACATGCTCAACGGCGGCCTTCCATCGTAG
- a CDS encoding DNA-binding transcriptional activator of the SARP family protein, protein MPYSGLDSHQDAESQETKFRLLVCSQCRLFWGHKEVIPPGQKTRALLSYLVLESHREHSREATSGLFWGTGDTRLARASLRQALLQINRAFGDQAPFALRQSRSDISVDPVFFTTDLDLLQANLRSDVPNLGHDSRIADVRHILPGLDGIS, encoded by the coding sequence GCCAGGAAACCAAGTTCAGGCTTCTGGTCTGTTCGCAATGCCGGCTATTCTGGGGTCACAAGGAGGTTATTCCACCGGGCCAAAAGACGCGCGCCCTGCTGAGTTATCTGGTCCTTGAAAGCCACAGGGAACATTCCAGAGAAGCCACATCCGGTCTCTTCTGGGGAACGGGCGATACCCGTTTGGCCCGCGCGTCTCTCCGACAGGCGCTTTTGCAGATAAATCGGGCATTCGGCGATCAGGCCCCATTTGCCTTGCGGCAATCCCGCAGCGACATTTCCGTGGATCCCGTTTTTTTCACCACCGACCTCGATCTGCTGCAGGCCAACCTTCGATCGGACGTGCCGAACCTTGGCCACGACAGTCGCATCGCGGATGTCCGCCACATCTTGCCGGGCCTCGACGGCATCAGCTAA